CAGCTACAGTGATCGGGGAACTCTGAAACTACGAATTCAAATTTCTGGATTATAGCTGAGAGAGGCAAAAGAATCTCATTCAGCCCTGGCACACCACTCAAGTTCACATACTTCAAAACGTTGATATACCCATTTGCACCAGTGTATTCAGTGAAAATTTTCAGCAATAAACGAGTTTCATTATAGTAAATGTTGTAAGAATCACTAATAGACCCTGAATCCACCTTCAAAGCCTGCTCATACGTTTCGTAAGCTTTTGAATAGAACCTAAGCGTTTTGACGACGTCAGATAATATCCACCTTTCAGCTTGTTCTTCAAGTTTCACAGCTTCTTCATACAAGTCATCTTGAGTGATAGAAGTCCGCACGTTGGAGCTCGGTCCATTCTCTAGTCGCCATAAGTCAGTTATAATGAACAATTAGGATCTCCAAAACATCCAAGAAGCATTAACATACTATTTTTAGCCTTTAATTTGCCCATGTTATGTGGATTTAGTGTTAGCGATGGGACACGGTAAAAAGTTTTACTAAAGAGAAACGGGATATCATATACGCAAAATGTAAGATGATTAGTAAGTGTTGAGCATGTATAAATACATATCGAAACCATCTAGCCTTTATGAATTCTACTCAGATGATGAAATAATAGCTCAGAATATCAAATTTATAGCGGTTCTTACCAGAATCAGTCTTATACCAAATAAACATTGCATTTTAACTCTACAAAGCTTTGAACATGGGAAAGAAGACGCAAAGCCGTATATAGTTAAGCTACATTGTCATACATTTGAACTGTTCCAGCTGACGAAGGTTATACTAGGTCTACTAATTAGCTGCTTTTACCTGAAGTTCGTAACAATCTCTAAAGAAGCAGGGTTCGATTATGACAAGATACATTTACGGCACCTATGCTTTTTACGTTGCAAGGGTACATTTGTGTCAAATAAAGGTGATGGAATCATTAATGTGGATGAATTGATACCTATAGATTTGGATAGGGAGCTTAGGAATAAGGAAGAAAGCGGCCACCAGCTGTCGCCAACTGACTGGGGAAATGTTGACGGTATCGTCGACAACCTTATTATGCTTGACAGGAGTGGAAACGAGTTTAGTTTAGATCGAATTCAGTCTTTTACAGGCCCATTGAAGGAATATTTTGATCATAGAGTGAATATATCGAATCAGTCCATTAGACATAGTAACCCACTATTTGGAGCGAATAAGCTGATATCAATGGAAGAATCTCAGGATGACTTTAATTCTCAAAGAGAACAGCCCATTTTTAATCCCATTGCAAGGGCTCATGCCGGTTTTTCAATGGACTGCCCAATTCCTAATACTGATGAAGAGTCAATCGATGACAGCACAGTTAATAGCGATAGTACTGGTTCTCAGGTTTTAATGGATCATATGCGACCTATATCCAAAATGTTACAAATCAAATCGAACAATACTCCTAGAGGGGCCAGCCAGGTCCATTGGAACTTACAATTACATAAAGAGATGCAAGGACGCTCATGGCAAGATCCCCCATCCACTGTTAGAGAGCTTAAGGCAAGAAGTATAGAGCCGGAAGAACTGAACCAAGTTACCATAGACACATTATACTACAGCAATTTTGGAAATACATTTACTATATCCGGAAAGGTTGCCGGGACGTTGCCAAGCATTTATGATGACCAGATACCGGTAAGCTCTTGGCTACTGCTGTATTTCCCAGTCAAGGACTTGTTGAATGTATCATACTTGGATACTAATGTGAATTGCATTGAAATATTCGCATCAGATATTGATTATGTTTTCAACCAATGTCGTATAAACCCAGAGTTGGATGGAAGGGAGGCGCTACAAAATCTGGCTCACACATTGCAGCGCAATTCTGCAACACTAACCATTAAAAAGGCTCCATTACATTTTATCAATGAATATCACACATGTTGCTGGGAACTCGAGACTATACACCTGGATATACCAGCGGACCCTTACCTATTGGACTTACAAGATAATAAGCGTCAAAAATTCAGTGCAGCCACCCCAATGGCTATAAAGGATATCGATACTAATACTACGTCTGCTACAGTTTTTGCCCTACTGGTAGGGGCAAGACTACCTGCAGGAGCGAAAGTTAACCACTTTTCGTTCACTGATTTCACCAGTAACTCTAACATATGGTGTCAGATGGACCCATATATTATTGACTATAATGTTCGCGTAAAGCCCGAGGAATGTATTTATACAAAGGCATATCCTGAATTTATCATTAATATCGATAAGTTCACACTTAAATACTACGGGCGGCGACTCATTGACTGCCGAAATGGCCGCGATACAAACTTAACTAACTTTGGAATGGTCTTTCGATTAAAGCTAGATATAAAGCTCTACAATTCCAAATTGAACGGCATCATTCGTAACGTTGAGCTAGTAACAAGCCCCGCTAAGTTTTCTGGCATTGAGAAACGACTGCTCGATGAGTTCTACACACGGGCAGTCGAAAGAATTCCTCAAAAAGCCCTCTTTCACAACTTCAAGCGTTATGTTGTGTCGTTTCCTATTTCTCTACAACACGACGCAGTCCTAATCTCGGATTCAACTCTAGAACTGCAACACAACAGTTCTCCACACTATGTTGCACACATTCCTTCCATAAACCAGGACATAAGCGCTTACACGATAGATGATATCCCTGATATAACATCTCTGAACTCAATGCATTCTCTCGCTCAAGGAAAGCTCTTCAAGATAAGAGGTAGGGTCATCTCGGTCTTTGCTGCCGAAAACAAAATTACAATCTACTTGACAAACGATGCTCTTACATCAACACATTTAAGTCCTGCAGACGTAATTAAAATCCAGGTCATCGGGGAAGCGAACCTAGAATACTTCCTAGGCCCCGAGCATCAACTAGATACTCAATTGGAGCAACTAAACCTTAAGGTCTTTAACTTCTATCTGCTGCCTGGTCAGTTACAAATTTCTGCTACAAAAACCATACTAACGTGGTGTCCTGTAGAATGCTCCCTAGATGACCTAAAGCTACAGCTCCAGTTACAGGTCAAACATGAGAAGGATATGTCTTCTGTACCCATATTACGTTAAGAGTTACCCTGGAACTATAATCAAGTTCTCCTATATGAAACCGTGAACCCCCACAACCCATAAGCAATATCGCAAAGAAATGGATACAAGTTACCTAATAAATCCAGGAGACCATCTAAACTTATTATTCTGCTAGAGAGGGGTGTTGAAATTCTGTAGGTCATCGCAACAACCTTATTATgaattttaaaaaaaaggGGTTTGCTGAAAAAACGAATAGCATAGTTGACTATTAACAGAATAATAGAGACTACGATATATTGATTTTGGCATCAAGGGGGTTACTCAAGAGAAGCAAAAAATCACTGCAATTACCTATTTTTGGAGATGAATTCATTAATCTACTCTAAGAGTATATATAGAGCGGGATGATCGGGTCTGGCCGTTGGTATAACTCTTCCTGCTACCTTCACAATCGAGAGAAATTTGTAATTAATAACAAAATTTTACAAGATGAAGTTTAATGGTGTAATTACGTCGCTTTCGTTCTTATTATTGTTGGGTTCAACTTTGTTTACCCTCTTTAACATTTTGTCCGGTGCCAGAACAACTGGTGTTTTGAAGGGCTTCCATTGGTTAGAAGCTGATACTAGAGGATTGAGAAATGCTCCAGATACTACGAAATGGTATAACTACAGATACTGTGAATACTTTGAACAACCAAACACTATTGGACGTTGTTCTCGTAGTAAAGCTGCAAGTGCATTTTCTCCAAGAGACAACTTTGGAGACACTCCTGCTTTGCCTCAGACGTTTAGAAACAGCAGAAACACCTACTACCACTTGTCTAGATTAGCATGGGCTATGTTGTTGATCAGTTTAGCGTTCATGTTGATGTCTCTGCTACCAGCAATTGCATCAATTTTCACTGAACGTGCTCACATTGTCTCTGCTTTGCCATTATGGCCAGCTTTGTTCTTCTTGACTTTGGCTGCTTGTTTCTACACTGCATGCTTTGTCAAGGGCCGTAACGGTTTCAGAGATGCTGGTCGTAGAGCTAACTTGGGTAAGAAGAACTTCGGTTTCCTATGGACCTCTGTCTTCTTGTTGTTCCTAAACTGTCTATGGTCTACCTTCGCTTCTGCTTTCAGAGCTATCACTAATTACAGAAGCCGTAAGAACGACACCTACTACGACCCTCACTCCGACGCTTCTTTTGACAACAGCACTGCTGTTCACAGTGGTCGCGGCCAGGGAAAGGGTTTTTTTAACAGCGGTAAGCGCCAAGGTAACAACTACAATGGTGAAGTCATGGCTGGTAACGAAGCAAGCAGCTTCGACCGCCGCTTCGACAACCATGCTGCCTACGGTGCTTACAACACTAACTCTGGTGCTAACCCAGGTTACTCTGCTAACAAGGACTTCCAAAACGTCAGTTACGGTACCGGTAACAAGGGCACTACCGCTGCTGCAGTCGGCGCTGGCGCCGCTGGTGCCGCTGGTGCTGCTGCTATGAGTAAGGACAGCTCTGCTCGTTCTCCTCAAACGCAAAAGAACTACTCTACTACTACCACCACCGCTAACTACCCAACCCAAACCCAATCTCAGACACACTACCAAACACAACAACCAAAGTCCCAATACCAAACCCAGAACAAAAACCAAAACTCCTACTACAATGACACTTCCGCTCGTGACAACTACACTACAAGCAACACTGCTACCCATGCCGACCCTTACGTCGAGGACAGCGGTGTGTATTACGGTGGGGTACACAAGGTTTCCGGAAAGACTAACAGCCCAGAATACCAAGCAACTAAGCCATACAGCTCGACTGCTGGTTACGACACTGGTAAACCAACTATCAACTCTACCGACTACCAGTCTAGAGCAGCCAACACTCACACCACTGACACCACTTCCGGTCGCGGTGGTTACGAGAAGGTGAAGGAATTAGGTGCAGCTGCAGTCCAAAAGGGAACCAATCTAGTCAGAGGTCACTAATTGCCTTTAGCTAGCTATGTCACCTTTTCTACTTGActaaaattttttttttatttcagTGGATAACTGGAACTCGTCAAATTTAGAATATACTAGTTCTTAATAGCGGCATCGAGTGATAATTTTTTATAATTAATTTGTTGCTGACTGCAATTTTAATGGATTTAAACGCAGTTCAGTTCTCTTCTCACTATGGCTTGATAAttgaatataataataatatttaCAAAATTTAATGCTCATATGTTGTAGTTTGATAGTCTCCAGCGTACGTAATATTTGCAATTGACTAGTTGATGATGCCCGCGAAATAGAATTATAATTTAACAAATATTATACAAAATTATGTGTCGATAGTGATGTAACACTACTATACTAAGTCGTTTTGATGAAACCTTTTCCTCATTTCTATTCTACCGGTACCGTGCTTTTTAACAAGCAGCTTCATATCCTCTTCGGATCCATTCTTTAACATTTCATCGTCCTCCTTAGTCCAGATACCAGGAACATTCATTGGTGGATTTGCAGAGTACCTGAACGCACAGAGGAAATACCTGGGTAAAACCATTAGATCACCGGAAAGAGCGGTTAAAATAGAGGTACTAAAAGCTTTTCTAATGCCACATTCGTCCCGAAGATCTTCTACTAATTTCTCTGCCTGCGATGTGTGGTACGTTCTGTTGACAATGTCATGAACCTTATTTAAAAACTCTCTAGTAGAAGCAAAATGGAAGAATTCAGGCATAAATAAATCTGTTGTGGCAATTGGCGGTGGGAAAGGTATCTCATCTGGATTGATGGTATCAAACTGAGTCTCCTCCATAGCAAAGTTATTACGAATAGATTCTGCCAACTCTTGTGTATACTCAAATGGAACATCTGGTGCAGCATTCTGGTGACTCTCCATCCTGGATAAGTCCCTTTTCAACCCAGTGATGAAACTTAAGGTCTCTTCGTCTAACAAGTCATCCTGAGGTATTGTGTATTGGTTGGTGGACGCAGATGTAGGCTGCTGGCCAGTTGGTGACATAAACTTCACTTTCTTAGCGTTATTATAGTTTCCTGGAGCTGGCCCTGGCCGCTTCACGCGGTTCGTCATATTCTTCATTGGCTCAGGGATTCTGTTGTTCGCCCTTTCATTCTCATAGTAAGCAATATATTCATCAATTCCATAATTAAGTAGGAATTTCCTAAACCTATCCCTCCATGCGTTTTCAGTATGCTTAGGGTATTTTTCGCCATAGGTTTTGAAAAATTCACGGGACAACGGGCCTCTACGATCTCCAACAGTATACTCCTGGAAACTTGGTTCCTTGCCTGGGATGAATGTTGGATCCATAACCATCTTTCTTTTCGCAACAGTGCTTGGCTCGTCATCATCTCTAATCAAAGATTCCCCAGTAGTTGGATCACTTTGATAGATATCCTTGTAAAACTGAGTTTTAATATTGATAGCTAATTGGTAGTCTTCCTCTGCGGTAAATTTTCTCTTCAGGCCCTGTGGAAGAACATCTGTTTTAATAAATTCTCCTTTTTCATCCCTAAGTAATTTaccattttcatcaacCTTATAGACGTAGTTCAATCGTTTTGACAAATATACGCGGTAACGATGCCTTATTGAGTTTCCAGTATGGTTAGGGACATAGTGGGAAATTTCGTCAAACAAAGTATGGGTTGTTCTCCTGGTGGGATTTTTACGCACCACATCTAGTATAAACTCATCTTCCTCCTCGGTGAATGAAGATTTGTTGTGAGGTGGGAGATTGCTGGACCTGCTCAATACCGTTTTCGAAGGCTCTCCGATGGCCACAGCTCCAGTCGCATCTGCGGAAACATTCCTTTCATTCACGTCCGATACAGGAGACTCGCCTTGTTCCAAGCGTACCCCGGCGTCCATGACGTGCCTGCGAAGCCCATGATCATCCTTCTTACCTTCCCTCTCGTCTTCAGAATGACCAAGTGACGCTGCTGCTGCGGCAATAGCCGCCGAAGCAACATCGTGATGACGACCACGTGCTTCAGCTTCCGCCTGAGCCTGCGCCTCTCTCTCTTGCTTTTCACTCGCCTTTGTTATACGACTGTCAATACTGCTATCTGCGTCAGGCACTTCCACATCGTAGGCTGCGTTTTCATTCACCGGAGGCAAAATAAAAGGTGCTATATTCAGTAGCGTATTCTGTTCCGCCGAGTTGCTTAAAAACAGGGGGTCCACGGTTGGCATCTCAAAGGTATTAACATGCGAAACAATATACTGGCCTGACTGTACATCCTTAGGCGGGTCATCCAAAACTGTCCCACCTAGTTTCGTAACAATAGACTTGTAGAAGTCTTTGTTGACATCATCCGCGAAATAGAACTTCAACCCATGGAATATACCATGATGCGACTTTAGCTCCAAGAAATGGTCGGGAGCTGTATCAAAGTCTTCTTGACTATCAGACATCTATATCCAACGAAACCACTGGAAACTTTATTAACTAAATCTTATCTGGAAACTAAACAGTTCACGATGGCCTGTCTATAGCTATAAGGCCTTCCCGCTATGAGTGGTATGGGTGGTATACGTGGTGGTGTTTTGTTTTTAATTTAGAAAGCTTTGGGTTTTAAAAAATCAACAAACGAACCATTCGTTTCAAATGATATATAAGGTAGGGTAACCGCGAAGTCCAGGTGGGCGGCTAAGTCCACCGGGCGATGGCTATGCCACGATAACAGACTGGGCTTGCCAGTTACTGCCAAGGATGCTGAAGGTGGGGTGAATGAGTCAGTGCTAGCGTCGTTTATAGAAGCCACGACTACCTCTGCTGCGTGCGACCAGCACATGAGACAACAAACACTCCGCCACAGCGCGTGAAGCGTCAAAAACTAATCCTACCTATGAGCACTTTACGTCCCACCTGTGAGCATTTTACAGCCCACAAACCTAAGTACCGATCTCTTGGTTCCTCTGTCTCTGTCCTGGATCTGCTCCACACCACAGCAATAATTGTCAGGACCACAAATGACCCTTATCATATGCAATGACAACAACAAACTTTAAAACCTTGTTCTCGATTTCCCCGTTGATTCACTTTACCAAGGAATAATTACTTGTAATTACCAATATGCAACCAATTATTAACCAATTTATTCACTAATAAACAATAACTCAAGAAACAAATCCAAGTAATTTTCAATTATATCCACAAGGAGAAAATAGAAGCTGGTCGATCATTGGTTAACAAATTGTGGTACAGCGTATATCTATAAAAAACCCGCTATCAACACTACACCCAGAGCACCACACAGGACCTAGTGAGCCCACAGAGCACCTACCAGGGCACCCTACAAAAGGAAGTGTTTACCTCATACTTAACACATAAGACAAAAAAATTCTGTAGGCATTTTATTGGCGGACTTCTTTCCCCGTTTAATTAATTCTCTGATAAAACGTCTCCGCTAATCACTAGTTTATCCGCAATAGGAGTCCAATAGGCATTTAAAAACCAGCGCTAAGTAGCATGTGTGCGGAGAACTATACGATGGATGTTAACCCTCTAACAGGTTAACCAAGATTGTGATCTGTATTATTAAACTCAATTGCGATATCGTCTTATTAGTTCTTAATTGCGATCTTTGTTTATTAGTTCCAAGTAATCTCGTGTTTCAATTGTTCTGTAGCTCAGAGCGCTTCTTATTTTAGAAATAGCCTTCCATCCAGGCGGCGAGTCTCCGTTCATTTGATGTCACGGGTTTATCCCGAGAGAGCGGAACTGAGCTCGGTGACGTAGGATGTCAGCTGAGAAACACGTGATCGCCGCGGATGTGGTGCCGAGCTGCGCGGAGTGGCCGGAACTGAGCAGCAGAACCTGGGCAAAGCCACTGCGGGCGACGCAGAGTACTCGGCCGCTCTGGCATGGCATCCGGTACTGTAAGGCGCGACTCCACAAATGATCCCATTGACTAATCACGTGATTATACAGGATCGCAGATAATCTCGTAGCAGACCGGGCAGAGTTGCATGGCAGGCCATAAGCGGTGCTTATGGGGCCTGGAAGACCCCTGGCGTGCCACTTGCCGCTGCGTGCGCTGCTTGACTTTCTCCCGAGTGCTTTTGTTTAACCTCTTGTTTTGATAAGAAAACTTGGCGCTCTCGCATAGCGTAATTGAAAGAGTGAACCTTGCGAGGGCTACATGGCTATACCGGCCGCACCGCTACCTCCAACCACTAAAGTCAAAGTTCCAGACCATAGGTCGCTCTGTTGGTAATACTCTCATATAGCTCTCGTATACGGCGGCTAACAAAATTCTTCCTAGCAGAAACCGCTTACATTCCCTCGCAGATAGAACGGCCTGAAAATCCATGTAAACGTAGATTCAATAAACAAGCTTTGACATAGCCTTCTATTATATTCACTTTAAAAGTCACTGTAATTTTAAAAGTGGTGAAGTAATTATGTGCTTCTGGTTTCCATTGTTTCACTTGGAATTCCGAATCAACTGAATAAAAATACATCATTTCAAGACTTaatagaaaaaaaaatttacTATAAAAAATCTAGCCGCTATTGATTCCATAACAACTACTATTTACTAGTTGAAGAATTGTTGGACGTTATTTAGATAGCCCAGCCTTTTTTACCCTTTAATAATGCCTACCGTTCCTAACTCCGCGGTCATTAACTGGGACATCCTCAATGAGGTGGTTTCTATGGACGAGGATGAGCCAGGCTTTTCTCAGAGTTTAGTTGTTCAATATATTGATCAAGCAGAAACCACCTTTAAGGAAATACAGAAAGAATTGGAGTCGGGATGCCCTTCGCTAGATAAGCTTTCAAGTTTAGGCCACTTTTTGAAAGGTTCTTCTGCATCACTGGGATTACAAAGAATGGCGTGGGCTTGCGAGCGCATTCAAAACTACAAAAAACGGGCTAACTTACCTTCCGATAGTTCTTCGGACGCTAGTATAACCGCTATGATTAGGGAGGGCCTTAGTATGGCGCAGACGGAGTTTCAGTGCGCAAGGAAGGAACTCAGTAAGTACTATAATGCAGAGTTATGAAAGAACTTTATTTGAATGTTTGTAGGGGATACAAATAATAAATGGATATAGATGTTGTGTAAGTTTATGTAGAGAGAATTCCATATGTATGTGTAAAGTAACCGGTAGTAATGCGATTTATTGAGTGTCAGATTGGTAGTCTTCGTCTACTACGTCCCCTAGGTGCTTGCCAGCTAAAAACAGTAGTTCATCTTTATTTTCGACCTCATTCAGTACTTCAGCAGGGAAATATTCCTGGGCTACCTTGCCATCCTTGAAATCAGGATTATACTTGTAGCCATCGCTATAGCCTAATTCCCGCATTAATCTGGTTGGTGCGTTTCGCAGGTGCATGGGGATCTCACTACTTGCCAGTTTATACTTATTCTCGCCAATCATGGCCTTGACCTTATTCCAGCCTCTATATAGCTGCACAGACTTAGGAGCTCTGGCCATTGCAACTGCACATTGAGCTAAGCTTAAATCTGCCTCCGGTAAGCCGATTTTCATCACTGAATCATGCGCAGCAACAGCCAGAGGTAACAGCGAATGGTCCGCAAGCCCAATGTCTTCGCTTGCCATCCTAATCATACGCCTGGCTATGAATAAGGGATCTTCCCCTCCCTGTAACATTCTGGCGAGGTAGTAGAGGGCGGCATTTTCATCCGAGCCGCGAACAGATTTATGGAATGCAGAAATAGTATCGTAGTGGTTGTCTCCATTTGCATCGTAGTACGTACGGAGGTCTGCTGAATTGCTTTGTATCAGCTTTTTCAGTTGCTCAATTGAAAGCGGTGTCTCTAACAGCGATTCTCTGGTGGAAACCTCCACCATTTCTAGCAGGTTCAGCGCTTTTCTCGCATCGCCAATAGAAACATCCACTATATAACGCAGAGCCTCGGGACTCAGTTTCACGGGCACCTTTATATCCCATACTAGTAGCCGGATTTTATTCAGCAACTCAATTCCACGCGTTAGCACCATGGTTATCTCTTCCACTGTTAATTTACTAAGAACAAAAACTTGGCACCTACTAATCAGTGCATTGTTCAACTGAAAACTGGGATTCTCGGTAGTAGCACCTATTAGCACAACGGTAGCGCCTTCTACGTGTGGAAGCAATAGGTCCTGTTGTGACTTATTGAAACGATGTATTTCATCAATGAAAAGCACTGTCATTCGCCTGGTGAGATTGAACTCTTTCTTCGAGTTCTCAAAAATCGTTCGCAGTTCCTGACTAGTTGCTTTTGTGGCGCTAGTCTCCACTAGCTTATATGTCAGCTGAGCTTTGCGCTCTTCATTAATAGTTTTAGTTAGTAGCCTCGCTAATGAAGTCTTCCCAACCCCAGGAGGGCCCCATAGTATCATCGATGGAATAGTACCTTgattaatatatttaaaCAGAACTCCTTTCTCCTTCGATAGTATATGCTGCTGTCCAACATATTCATTCAGATTCTTAGGTCTCAGCTTTTCACTTAGTGGTAAATGTGCTATTCTCTTGCATTGTTTCACCTCAGATTCCATTGATGAGGTAGTAACCGCGCGCTTACTATGCATTATAGGGCCAGAACCCGAAGGACTACCAACATCCTCTATAACTTCGACATCGTCAGCAATCTCTTCAGAAGCTTTCTCTAGCTTACGTTTCCTTGGATTTTCAGACAGAGAGGAAGTCTTTTCTCCCGTGGTAGAATTAGAACGAGCGGTACATCTATCAAGATGATCATTTATAGTAGAAAAACTAACGTTCTTGTTACAAACAGGACATGCGATGATTTGCTCAAGATTTTTACTTCCGCTCATAGATCAAATGGCTTTGTTTCACTTCAATAGTCGTGCATTTAGCCTATCCGATGGGTAACGTAGTCCGGATGCTATTTCTTCCATGTCAAAGTTAATAAAACTGAAATACAAGGCTATTAAAAAGGTATCTGTATAACTATATAAAAAACCGGTTTTAAaacattttaaaaaagctTATTATGCGTCATTTGTTAACTCATATAGCATGCTTAAGCCTTTAGAGTAGTACATAGGTCTTGGGAGTTCACTGTTTGGGTTTAATGCATTCTCTTCTGTTTCAATACCAGTTAAAACTAAAAGGGTTCCTAACATCCCATCGGTTCCAAACTTGATATCAGTATTCAAACGGTCGCCCACCATACATGTTCGGGAGGTATCTAAATTAGTAGCGTCAATAATGGACCGCAACATGTTCAGATTGGGTTTGCCACATGCAATTGGCTCCCTACCAGATGCTGTCACTAGACTTGAAATAGTGGTACCGGCGCCAGGCAGAATAACGCCCTTTAATGGTAGTGTACTGTCCAAGTTTGTGGCCACAAATGCAACACCGGGTTTTTGTAGATACTGCAACGTTACAGACATACGGTGGTAGTTAACATTTGTGTCCAACCCTGCTAAGACACATTTAACATCTGGATCAAGGCCGTTAACTAAAAATGGAGACGTCTCCGGATCAAAGGGTATGTCCAACAGCGGGTCCTTACCGCCCAATGTATCGTAACCCATAAGTTTCAACTCATCGATAATACCCGATTCGCCAAATACCCAAACTTTGTCGCGACCTGGCACCAACCCGATGTGACCACTGACGTATAGCGCAGCAGCGTAGGATGATGTGAAAATCTGGTCCTGGCTAACAGGTATATCAAAGGACGCAAACTTCTTCATATACGCCGCACGGGACTTCGTGGAGTTATTAGTCACGAAGTAGAGCTTCTTTCCCCGTGACTTCAACATTGCAAGCGTTTCACGGATGTTGGGTAATAGATAGTTTCCTAACCATAGAACACCGTCACAATCAAACAAAAACGAATCATACTTGTTCATGAACTCTTCAGCAGCCTCTCTGCTTTCTATCTTGGTTGGAAGAGAACTACCGGTCATTTTGGGGTTAGAATATGCTTCCTGAGCTTCTTCCATTGTATGTGTCTCTTTGTCTTTTTTATTTAGTATTTAAATAGAAAACAAACTGAAACTTTTAATGATTAGAAACATGTGCCAGGTGTTAAGAAcatatattaaatattgCACTTGAAGCCGGCTGGATCGTTAATTACAGTTAATGGGACTATAAGCTCATTCATTAGAAGTTCATGCTGTTAAAGCTCGAAGCTTTTTTAACTACGACTAGTAGCACATAATTACTACGGTGATGATGGGAGAACGTAAAACGTTAGAAATGTATAAAAGAAGTCCACTAGGATACTTTTCAAGTTCCTAGTACCATTATGTACGCCTTTTCTATTATAGTAAAGCCAAATTACGTTATATGGACATTATCTCGCGGGGTTCGCGCACCACTGCGTCGTTAAATAGCGCGAGAATAATTTTTAGTTCAAATATCTTACTTAACACGTAAATTTTATACACATAGGATGAGTATGAGAACATAATGAGGTCTAATGTCACTGTTGCGGTGCTGGTTGTACTTCTAGTTTGTCGATTATTTGTGCAGCCTGCCTTCTCGCTGATATCAGATTGCGATGAGTCGTATAACTATTGGGAGCCACTGAATTTGTTAGTTCGGGGATTCGGTAAGCAGACATGGGAATATTCACCTGAATATTCTATTAGATCATGGAcatttcttcttcctttcCATGCTATATTAAGCGCCGTAAAGAGATTTTTAATCTATGAGGACTCACCCCGATATGTTTTGTTCTACTTTGCTCGAGCTG
The Eremothecium sinecaudum strain ATCC 58844 chromosome II, complete sequence DNA segment above includes these coding regions:
- the CDC13 gene encoding telomere-binding protein CDC13 (Syntenic homolog of Ashbya gossypii ABL155C; Syntenic homolog of Saccharomyces cerevisiae YDL220C (CDC13)), yielding MYKYISKPSSLYEFYSDDEIIAQNIKFIAVLTRISLIPNKHCILTLQSFEHGKEDAKPYIVKLHCHTFELFQLTKVILGLLISCFYLKFVTISKEAGFDYDKIHLRHLCFLRCKGTFVSNKGDGIINVDELIPIDLDRELRNKEESGHQLSPTDWGNVDGIVDNLIMLDRSGNEFSLDRIQSFTGPLKEYFDHRVNISNQSIRHSNPLFGANKLISMEESQDDFNSQREQPIFNPIARAHAGFSMDCPIPNTDEESIDDSTVNSDSTGSQVLMDHMRPISKMLQIKSNNTPRGASQVHWNLQLHKEMQGRSWQDPPSTVRELKARSIEPEELNQVTIDTLYYSNFGNTFTISGKVAGTLPSIYDDQIPVSSWLLLYFPVKDLLNVSYLDTNVNCIEIFASDIDYVFNQCRINPELDGREALQNLAHTLQRNSATLTIKKAPLHFINEYHTCCWELETIHLDIPADPYLLDLQDNKRQKFSAATPMAIKDIDTNTTSATVFALLVGARLPAGAKVNHFSFTDFTSNSNIWCQMDPYIIDYNVRVKPEECIYTKAYPEFIINIDKFTLKYYGRRLIDCRNGRDTNLTNFGMVFRLKLDIKLYNSKLNGIIRNVELVTSPAKFSGIEKRLLDEFYTRAVERIPQKALFHNFKRYVVSFPISLQHDAVLISDSTLELQHNSSPHYVAHIPSINQDISAYTIDDIPDITSLNSMHSLAQGKLFKIRGRVISVFAAENKITIYLTNDALTSTHLSPADVIKIQVIGEANLEYFLGPEHQLDTQLEQLNLKVFNFYLLPGQLQISATKTILTWCPVECSLDDLKLQLQLQVKHEKDMSSVPILR
- a CDS encoding uncharacterized protein (Syntenic homolog of Ashbya gossypii ABL156C; Syntenic homolog of Saccharomyces cerevisiae YDL222C (FMP45) and YNL194C); amino-acid sequence: MKFNGVITSLSFLLLLGSTLFTLFNILSGARTTGVLKGFHWLEADTRGLRNAPDTTKWYNYRYCEYFEQPNTIGRCSRSKAASAFSPRDNFGDTPALPQTFRNSRNTYYHLSRLAWAMLLISLAFMLMSLLPAIASIFTERAHIVSALPLWPALFFLTLAACFYTACFVKGRNGFRDAGRRANLGKKNFGFLWTSVFLLFLNCLWSTFASAFRAITNYRSRKNDTYYDPHSDASFDNSTAVHSGRGQGKGFFNSGKRQGNNYNGEVMAGNEASSFDRRFDNHAAYGAYNTNSGANPGYSANKDFQNVSYGTGNKGTTAAAVGAGAAGAAGAAAMSKDSSARSPQTQKNYSTTTTTANYPTQTQSQTHYQTQQPKSQYQTQNKNQNSYYNDTSARDNYTTSNTATHADPYVEDSGVYYGGVHKVSGKTNSPEYQATKPYSSTAGYDTGKPTINSTDYQSRAANTHTTDTTSGRGGYEKVKELGAAAVQKGTNLVRGH